A segment of the Marinomonas posidonica IVIA-Po-181 genome:
TCAGCACGCAAAGAAGAAAATTGCCAAAGCTTAAGCAACACGATCGTAAGCGCGACGACAGAAAACACCATCAAAATCCAAACAACAGGTCCACCGACCTGTAAGAAATCAACTATTTTCTGCTGAACTGCATCTTCCACAATACTCTCCAAGTGAGTAAAAACATGATTTCAAATGGTATTCATTCTCAACCACATTTTCAATAGCTGAATTGTGGAAACGACGCAATATAGTAATCAGATATTACATAAATAAAGGGTTTTACTTGCGTATCACTCTAAATCCATTAAATGACACGATCTGATTTCAATGAGCCAGTATTTGGTCTAGGAAAATTTTGGCTCGCTCCGTTTTCGGCCTCACAAAAAACTCTTCTGGCGCAGAAATTTCAATCACACTGCCAGCTTCCATAAAGACAATGCGATCCGCGAACTCTTTGGCAAATCCCATTTCGTGAGTCACGCAGATCATTGTCATCCCGTCTTTAGACAATGAGCGCATAATTTCCAACACTTCAGAGATCATTTCAGGATCAAGTGCTGAGGTTGGCTCATCAAACAACATGATGTCTGGAGACATGGTCAACGCTCTTGCGATAGCAACACGCTGCTGCTGTCCTCCTGAAAGCTGTCCAGGATACTTCTGCTCTTGATCTCCAATTTTTACTTTATTAAGCAAATCACGCGCGATTTCATTCGCTTGCGGCACAGACATACCCAGCACATGACGTAAGCCAAAAGTACAGTTATCCAATACCGTCATATGAGGAAAAAGATTAAAATGCTGGAATACCATTCCCGTATGACGACGGATTTTTTCAATGTCTTTAACATGGTCGCTGATGGTAATATCGCAAATGGTGATATCGCCTTCATCATGTTGTTCTAGATTATTAAGACAACGAATCAAGGTGGACTTGCCCGAACCTGATGGCCCACAAATCACGATGGTTTCACCCTTGTCTACCGCCAAATCGATATCGCGTAGTGCATGATATTTATCGTACCATTTATTCACTTGATCCAGTTTTACTACAGTTTGTTCAGACATAATGCATTCCAATTAATGTTTTGTGCGTTTGATGCGTCGCTCTAGATGCGCACCGTACTGTGCAATAGAAAAACAAGCGATAAAGAAAAATGCCGAAATAATAATCGGACCTTCCGCATGAAGACCAAGCCATTCCGCATTATGAAAAGTCGCATTAATCGCGCCCATCACCTCTAATAATCCCAGAATCATCACCAAGGTGGTTTCTTTAAATAAGCCGATAAAGTTAGTGATTAGCGCCGGAACTGAGTTTCGTAATGCTTGCGGCATAACGACATAAGCCATGGTTTTCCAGTAGCCACACCCCATTGCATAAGACGCTTCAATTTGACCTTTTGGCACAGCTTGAATCGCACCACGAATAATTTCAGCTTTGTACACAGCCGAAACAAAAATCAGCACAAATAAGACACGGAATAAAACATCAATAGACATACCACTCGGCAAGAAAAGCTGTAAGACCAATGACGCCATAAAGAGGAAGGTAATCACAGGTACAGATCGAATAATTTCAATGTAACCTGTGCAAGCCCAACGTAAAATAGGCAACTGTGAACGCCTACCGAGTGCCAACAAAATGGCCACAGGCAACGACAAGCACATGGCAATAATGCCCAAGAAAAAGGTTAGTGTCAGACCGCCCAACGCACTGGTTGAAATGTCTTCAAAGATGAATCCACCTTTCAGTAATAACCAAAGCACAGCGGGCAAGGCAAGGATATAAACTACTATCCATTTTTGTGGAATTCGTTGACTAAACAGCAAAGGAAAGGCAAACAACCCAACCGCAAAAGCGGAATTTACTCGCCACCGCTCAGACTCTGGAAAAGGCCCATAGAGGTAGTAATCCATGTATTGTCGAATCGGAATCCAACACGCTGCATTTGGAGTGCAATCGGCTCGGCTTGTTCCGCTAAAGGTGGCTGAGAAAAACAACCAATCCAAAGCGGTTGGCAACGACATAGACAAGAGTGTTATAAGGGCTAACGTCACCACGCTGTCTAACCAAGTGTTAAACAAGTTACGCTTAACCCAAATCAGAATTCCTTTAAAACGAAAAGGCGTCGCTTGTTTCGCTCTCGCTTCAACAGGTTTGCCGGTTATTTTCTCGATGTTCATTTGATGGCTCATTTTAACGCCCTTTCAGCTGCATGGCTTTGTTGAAACGCCCCATAATGGCTGCCAGTATCAGATTCAAAAAACCATAACTCACCATGACAATCACAATGCATTCAATCGCTTGACCTGTGATGTTTAAACTACTGCCTCCCATGGTGCCCATGATGTCCATAAAACCAACCACTGAACCCAAAGCAGCCGCCTTTAAAACGTTAATATAAATCGATGTCATTGGTGGAATAATCGAATGGAGTGCTTGAGGAATAATCACCTTATTCATCACAATGTTATGTCTAACACCAAGCGCCAGTCCCGCTTCCATTTGCCCCTTTGATATCGCCAAAATACTGCCTCTAATAACCTCAGCTCCATGGGCGGCAGAGTAAGTACTTACAGCAATAATTAACATGATAAATTCAGGTGGAAGTGTCCAACCATATTTAAAGTTGAAACCAACTAGCTTAGGTAGGGTAAAACTCATGACAGGTGTAAAGACAAAGCTTACCAAGGCAGTCAACATGACCGTCATCAACAACACAGAAACTAAACATCGTCCTGTTGTCGAGACATGCTTTTTGACAAAAAAGAATAATCCAATCCATAGCGTAATGAGCATGAAAGAGGCCATCAGACCATAATTCCATTCCACACTAGGAACCGATAGTCCGCGATTCGAAAGAAACGATATATCACTAAAATTAAATGCCTGACGCACACTTGGCAGCATCAATGACAAGGTATACCAAACTGAAATATGCACCAGAATCGGCACGTTACGTACATATTCAACAAGACATAGGGACACTTTAGAGAGTAGAAAGTTATGTGACAAACGCATAATAGCCAAACACAACGCCAAGGCAGTCGTTAATAAGATAGCGATAACAGCAAACGCTACCGTATTAACCATGCCAGCCGCCCAAGCAATTAAGTGAGTGGAGGTTTTCGGGTCAAAATGAATCAAGCTGTAGCTGATATCATAACCCGCGCGTTGAAAAAGAAAATCAAAGCCACTCGTCAGACCTGCGTCGCGCATATTGGTCGCGGCATTCAGAGCAAAGTAGGTTATTCCAAAACAAATGACCGCGAAGAAAACAAGCTGAATAAGAGTGTCTCGAACTTTGCGGTTATATAAAAAAGAATGCATAAACAACTGCCATCATTGAACCTTACAGAGGTTAATCATACTAAAAAGCCAGTTTGTCTTAAGACAAACTGGCTCAAACCATCATTAACGGAACGGATAGGCGTATAACAAACCACCTTTGGTATAAAGGTTGTTTAAGCCACGATCAAAGTTAAGCGTGGAACCTTTGCCTAAATTACGTTCAAAGATCTCACCGTAATTACCTACCGCTTTAATTGCGTTGTAAGCCCACTTATTATCCAAACCAAAGTTCTCACCCAAACTTCCTTCTGTACCAAGTAGGCGCATCACAGCAGGTTTACTGTCCGTAAGTTTGCTGTCTACATTTCCCTGAGTGATGCCCATTTCTTCTGCCTCAATCAATGCCATTGCCGTCCAAGTTACCACTTGGCGCCACGCGTCATTGCCTTGTTTAACATATGCTCCAAGTGGCTCCTTAGAAATACGCTCGGGTAGAATAATGTTAGCCGATGGGTCTGGCATTCCTTGACGATTCGCCGCTAGTGCAGAGGCATCGTTGGTAACAGCATCACAACGATTTGCCAAATACGCAGCGTTTGATTCGGCACTGCCTTCAACAATAAGAGCGCTATAGCTCAAATTGTGAGATTCAAAATAATCATTAATATTCTTTTCACTGGTGGTACCAGGATAAGTACAAATTGTGGCGCCATCTAACTCTTCTATTGAATTCACGCCCAATTCTTTTTTAACCATCAAAGCTTGGCCGTCATAGAACCAAGGTATGGTGACATCAACACCATTTAAGCCATCACGTGTTGCAGTAAAAGTGGTTGAGCGAGCCAACATATCAATTTCATCTGTAACAAGGGCAGTTAAACGATTTCGAGAATTCATGGTAATAAATTCAACTTTTGAAGCATCACCAAATACCGCTGCAGCCACCGCCTTACAAAGCTCCGCGTCTAAACCTGTCCAGTTTCCTTTCGTATCAGGTGTTGCAAAACCCGCTTTACCTGGATGGATACCACACTTCATAACACCACGAGCTTTGACTTCTTCGAGCTTGTCCGCTGCATAAACAGAAGCACTTGCGGATAAAACGCCAGCACCAATGATGGCCGTCGCAATTAGTTTTTTCATTGTTGTAATCCTATGTTGAGTTCCGATGTGACAAGAAGAGAATACTTTGGATACATATATTCAGTCAAGAACGATAAAATGGATACATAAAATCAAATACATGTTTACTATTGAACACATATAATTGATTTGAACAATATCAAAAAGAAAAGTCTGCACACGACAAAACAGTATATGGCATTACCTTTTTAGGAATATTTTCCCTAAAAAGGTAATTGAGAAGGCGAAGTATGCTTGTTCTGGAAGGTTTACAGTGAGGGGGTTTGACGGCGCTTTAATTGCTGTGATTTCAGCTGTTCGGCCAGTGAATAAGCGCTCATCATGATGTGACTCTCTAACGCATAGCAAGCACCTTCGATATCTTGACGTTCACAACGGTCAATCAATTCATCATGCTCACGCAATGAACGCGGCGTATTACGGTGACTTAAAATAAAAGACTTTAAACGCGCGTAATGACGATGATGCAGATCCTTGATGACATTTTGCATCAAAGGACGATTCGCTGGTTTATACAGAATTTCATGAAACCTATAGTTCAATGGCGTCCACTCTTCTGGCGCACATTTTTTCAGTTTTTCATTGATTTCACGAGCTTTTTCTATGTCTTCCACTCCCATCAAAGGAATAGACAATTCCAATAATTTAACCTCAATAAGCGCTCTCAGCTCACATTTTTCGAGAAAACTTTCGGGAGAAATCGTGGTCACGGTTGCTCTTCCAGTATCACGGATTTCGACTAACTCTTCTCCCGCCAATATCTGTAAAGCTTCACGGACTGGCGTTCGACTTACTTGATATGAACTCGCAATATCCACTTGAGAAAGCGCCATTCCCTCAGGATATGTTCCATCTAAAATTTTAGCTCGTATGTCTTCCGTCACAGACAACACTGCTTTTTGTTTATTATTTTCGCTCATGAAAGCCTATCTAATTGAGATTAATGCGTTTTCTGAATAAAACCGCACAAAATATAAGCAGCATTTTAG
Coding sequences within it:
- a CDS encoding amino acid ABC transporter ATP-binding protein encodes the protein MSEQTVVKLDQVNKWYDKYHALRDIDLAVDKGETIVICGPSGSGKSTLIRCLNNLEQHDEGDITICDITISDHVKDIEKIRRHTGMVFQHFNLFPHMTVLDNCTFGLRHVLGMSVPQANEIARDLLNKVKIGDQEQKYPGQLSGGQQQRVAIARALTMSPDIMLFDEPTSALDPEMISEVLEIMRSLSKDGMTMICVTHEMGFAKEFADRIVFMEAGSVIEISAPEEFFVRPKTERAKIFLDQILAH
- a CDS encoding amino acid ABC transporter permease, with translation MSHQMNIEKITGKPVEARAKQATPFRFKGILIWVKRNLFNTWLDSVVTLALITLLSMSLPTALDWLFFSATFSGTSRADCTPNAACWIPIRQYMDYYLYGPFPESERWRVNSAFAVGLFAFPLLFSQRIPQKWIVVYILALPAVLWLLLKGGFIFEDISTSALGGLTLTFFLGIIAMCLSLPVAILLALGRRSQLPILRWACTGYIEIIRSVPVITFLFMASLVLQLFLPSGMSIDVLFRVLFVLIFVSAVYKAEIIRGAIQAVPKGQIEASYAMGCGYWKTMAYVVMPQALRNSVPALITNFIGLFKETTLVMILGLLEVMGAINATFHNAEWLGLHAEGPIIISAFFFIACFSIAQYGAHLERRIKRTKH
- a CDS encoding ABC transporter permease subunit; translation: MHSFLYNRKVRDTLIQLVFFAVICFGITYFALNAATNMRDAGLTSGFDFLFQRAGYDISYSLIHFDPKTSTHLIAWAAGMVNTVAFAVIAILLTTALALCLAIMRLSHNFLLSKVSLCLVEYVRNVPILVHISVWYTLSLMLPSVRQAFNFSDISFLSNRGLSVPSVEWNYGLMASFMLITLWIGLFFFVKKHVSTTGRCLVSVLLMTVMLTALVSFVFTPVMSFTLPKLVGFNFKYGWTLPPEFIMLIIAVSTYSAAHGAEVIRGSILAISKGQMEAGLALGVRHNIVMNKVIIPQALHSIIPPMTSIYINVLKAAALGSVVGFMDIMGTMGGSSLNITGQAIECIVIVMVSYGFLNLILAAIMGRFNKAMQLKGR
- a CDS encoding amino acid ABC transporter substrate-binding protein, with product MKKLIATAIIGAGVLSASASVYAADKLEEVKARGVMKCGIHPGKAGFATPDTKGNWTGLDAELCKAVAAAVFGDASKVEFITMNSRNRLTALVTDEIDMLARSTTFTATRDGLNGVDVTIPWFYDGQALMVKKELGVNSIEELDGATICTYPGTTSEKNINDYFESHNLSYSALIVEGSAESNAAYLANRCDAVTNDASALAANRQGMPDPSANIILPERISKEPLGAYVKQGNDAWRQVVTWTAMALIEAEEMGITQGNVDSKLTDSKPAVMRLLGTEGSLGENFGLDNKWAYNAIKAVGNYGEIFERNLGKGSTLNFDRGLNNLYTKGGLLYAYPFR
- a CDS encoding GntR family transcriptional regulator, which produces MSENNKQKAVLSVTEDIRAKILDGTYPEGMALSQVDIASSYQVSRTPVREALQILAGEELVEIRDTGRATVTTISPESFLEKCELRALIEVKLLELSIPLMGVEDIEKAREINEKLKKCAPEEWTPLNYRFHEILYKPANRPLMQNVIKDLHHRHYARLKSFILSHRNTPRSLREHDELIDRCERQDIEGACYALESHIMMSAYSLAEQLKSQQLKRRQTPSL